Proteins encoded by one window of Octopus bimaculoides isolate UCB-OBI-ISO-001 chromosome 4, ASM119413v2, whole genome shotgun sequence:
- the LOC128247660 gene encoding uncharacterized protein LOC128247660 — MPEYEWRHRHDSVSVTHDRLGSVSQEENILLQNNGVRSQIVDATLMRSFLCDHVEVVELTTNLRLLTESHSDEREFANYLLDGGNGNISVEQSLGEFKIKLPNDSCLVSGTLSDRCDFVYADFKNNFTNPVWLTNCTIVTPKNETTQFVNDFLLIRIPGELKIYRTSDTVDNETLYQTEFINKLRPLGFPLHILKLKKKRWLMLLRNLDATNGHCNGTHYIIVSLHDHVIEAEVASGSYAESTLLIPRIPHVTQEMEFPFTLEANNFLSSQLLP, encoded by the coding sequence ATGCCTGAATATGAATGGAGACATAGACATGATTCTGTTTCTGTTACGCATGACCGACTGGGTAGTGTATCTCAAGaggagaacattctacttcaaaataatggtgTCAGATCACAAATTGTTGATGCAACACTAATGAGATCTTTTCTTTGTGATCATGTGGAAGTAGTGGAGTTGACAACCAATCTAAGACTTCTTACAGAAAGTCATTCTGATGAAAGAGAGTTTGCTAATTACCTTCTTGATGGGGGAAATGGtaacatttctgttgaacaaagcctaggtgaattcaaaatcaaactaCCCAATGACTCTTGTCTTGTAAGTGGTACGCTTTCAGATCGatgtgattttgtatatgctgACTTCAAAAATAACTTTACAAACCCTGTGTGGCTTACAAATTGCACCATCGTTACTCcaaaaaatgaaacaacacaatttgtgaatgattttctATTGATCAGGATCCCTGGtgagctaaaaatatacagaacttCAGATACAGTTGATAATGAAACTCTGTATCAAACCGAGTTCATCAACAAGCTTAGACCATTAGGGTTTCCACTACATATTCTCAAACTGAAGAAGAAACGATGGCTAAtgcttctgagaaatttagatgctACTAATGGACATTGCAATGGCACACACTACATCATTGTCAGTTTACATGATCATGTTATTGAGGCTGAGGTTGCTTCTGGTTCTTATGCAGAATCAACTCTACTAATCCCAAGAATACCACATGTAACTCAAGAAATGGAATTTCCATTTACATTAGAAGCAAACAATTTCCTGTCAAGCCAGCTTTTGCCTTGA